Proteins found in one Aquibium microcysteis genomic segment:
- a CDS encoding ABC transporter ATP-binding protein, which produces MTAASPVDHPNAAASAPAEAIHIEKLHKKFGQLHVLKGVSLSARDGDVVAIIGGSGSGKSTLLRCINCLENPTSGLIRVNGEEIRLKGDGNGGLMPADRRQIERIRSRLGMVFQSFNLWSHRTLIENVIEVPVHVLGVARAEAIATAERLLDRVGLAEKRDVYPAFLSGGQQQRAAIARALAIQPRVMLFDEPTSALDPELVGEVLKVIADLAAEGRTMVLVTHEMKFAREVASHVIYLWNGLVEEEGPPEQIFGAPRSERLQQFLRTVS; this is translated from the coding sequence ATGACGGCGGCGTCGCCCGTCGATCATCCAAATGCCGCCGCGAGCGCGCCCGCCGAAGCGATCCACATCGAGAAGCTGCACAAGAAATTCGGCCAGCTGCACGTGCTGAAGGGCGTCTCGCTGTCGGCGCGCGACGGCGACGTGGTGGCCATCATCGGCGGCAGCGGTTCGGGCAAATCGACGCTGCTGCGCTGCATCAACTGCCTGGAGAACCCCACCAGCGGCCTGATCCGGGTGAATGGCGAGGAGATCAGGCTCAAGGGCGACGGCAATGGCGGGCTGATGCCGGCCGACCGGCGCCAGATCGAGCGCATCCGCTCGCGGCTCGGCATGGTGTTCCAGAGCTTCAACCTGTGGAGCCACAGGACGCTGATCGAGAACGTCATCGAGGTGCCGGTGCATGTGCTCGGCGTCGCGCGCGCCGAGGCCATCGCCACCGCCGAGCGCCTGCTCGACCGGGTCGGGCTCGCCGAGAAGCGCGACGTCTATCCGGCCTTCCTGTCCGGTGGCCAGCAGCAGCGGGCGGCGATCGCCCGCGCGCTCGCCATCCAGCCGCGCGTGATGCTGTTCGACGAGCCGACCTCCGCGCTCGACCCCGAACTCGTCGGCGAGGTGCTCAAGGTCATCGCCGACCTCGCGGCGGAGGGCCGGACCATGGTGCTGGTCACGCACGAGATGAAGTTCGCTCGCGAGGTGGCGAGCCACGTGATCTACCTGTGGAACGGCCTGGTGGAGGAGGAAGGTCCGCCCGAGCAGATTTTCGGCGCGCCGCGATCGGAGCGCCTGCAGCAGTTCCTCCGCACGGTCTCCTGA
- a CDS encoding dimethylarginine dimethylaminohydrolase family protein codes for MAAPLRRVLMRSARGAMQGADPARWHYGPSFDAARAAAQHAAFAALVAVSGAAVEWLDDADDGLADSVFTHDPSLMTDKGAVILSMGKALRRAEPALHEAAYRRLGIPVLGRVEGEGQVEGGDCVWLDRNTLVVGRGVRTNQDGIQQLANILGPIGVSVFGFDLPLWQGEEACLHLMSVISPLADVLALVHSPLLPAPFWQMLRGRGITLVEGDRDEFSASGGLSLNVLPTAPREVIMVAGFPKTQAAMEAAGCTVATFEADALCIACEGGPTCLTRPILRR; via the coding sequence ATGGCAGCGCCGCTGAGGCGCGTGCTGATGCGCTCGGCGCGGGGCGCCATGCAGGGCGCCGACCCGGCCCGCTGGCACTACGGCCCGAGCTTCGACGCCGCGCGCGCCGCCGCGCAGCATGCCGCCTTCGCCGCTCTGGTCGCCGTCTCCGGCGCGGCGGTCGAATGGCTGGACGACGCCGACGACGGTCTGGCGGATTCCGTCTTCACCCACGATCCCTCGCTGATGACCGACAAGGGCGCCGTGATCCTGTCGATGGGCAAGGCGCTGCGCCGCGCCGAACCGGCCCTGCACGAGGCGGCCTACCGGCGGCTCGGCATCCCGGTGCTCGGCCGCGTCGAGGGCGAAGGGCAGGTGGAGGGCGGCGACTGCGTCTGGCTCGACCGGAACACGCTGGTCGTCGGGCGTGGGGTGCGGACCAACCAGGACGGCATCCAGCAGCTCGCCAACATCCTCGGCCCCATCGGCGTCTCGGTCTTCGGCTTCGACCTGCCGCTCTGGCAGGGGGAGGAGGCCTGCCTGCACCTGATGTCGGTGATCAGCCCGCTCGCCGACGTTCTGGCGCTCGTCCATTCGCCCCTCCTGCCGGCACCGTTCTGGCAGATGCTGCGCGGGCGCGGGATCACGCTCGTCGAGGGCGACCGAGACGAGTTTTCCGCAAGCGGCGGCCTGTCGCTCAACGTGCTGCCGACGGCGCCGCGCGAGGTGATCATGGTCGCCGGCTTTCCGAAGACGCAGGCGGCGATGGAGGCCGCCGGCTGCACCGTCGCGACCTTCGAGGCCGATGCGCTCTGCATCGCCTGCGAGGGCGGGCCGACCTGCCTGACGCGGCCGATCCTGCGGCGCTGA
- a CDS encoding TetR/AcrR family transcriptional regulator: MTGRRKFRREGEERRRQDLIEATLDCVAADGIEGATLRAIARRAGVTAGLIRHYFPGKEDLLQAAYATIVERMTAQALASLDATGRAPAARLAAFVAANLAAPIVDARVFSLWAGFIGRAHADPALSAVHRDGYIGFRDRLEQLIAETFAAAGQSADAGQLRRHAIAVNAVIDGLWIEGCMAGDLFETGELAAIGTASVGRVLGIDIQGADA; the protein is encoded by the coding sequence ATGACCGGGCGTCGCAAGTTCCGCCGCGAGGGCGAGGAGCGGCGGCGCCAGGACCTGATCGAGGCGACGCTGGACTGCGTGGCGGCCGACGGTATCGAGGGTGCGACGCTGCGGGCGATCGCGCGCCGGGCCGGTGTGACGGCGGGCCTCATCCGCCACTATTTTCCCGGCAAGGAGGACCTGCTGCAGGCGGCCTATGCCACGATCGTCGAACGGATGACAGCGCAGGCTCTCGCGTCGTTGGACGCCACCGGAAGGGCCCCGGCGGCACGTCTCGCCGCCTTCGTCGCCGCCAATCTCGCCGCGCCGATCGTCGACGCCCGGGTCTTCTCGCTCTGGGCGGGCTTCATCGGCCGGGCGCATGCCGATCCGGCGCTCTCGGCGGTGCATCGCGACGGCTACATCGGGTTTCGCGACCGGCTGGAGCAGCTGATCGCCGAGACCTTCGCTGCGGCGGGCCAGTCGGCCGATGCCGGGCAGCTGCGTCGGCACGCCATCGCCGTCAACGCCGTCATCGACGGGCTGTGGATCGAGGGCTGCATGGCCGGCGATCTGTTCGAGACGGGCGAACTGGCCGCGATCGGTACCGCCTCGGTCGGACGGGTCCTCGGTATCGACATCCAGGGAGCGGACGCATGA
- a CDS encoding 5-guanidino-2-oxopentanoate decarboxylase, with protein MTTVGERLVELLEARGVDMVFGIPGVHTIELYRGLAASTIRHVTPRHEQAAGFMADGYARATGKPGVAFLITGPGITNAITALAQARADSVPVLAISGVNARATLGRGLGCLHELPDQRATMASVCLSSERIEDPRDLGPALDRAFALFASGRPGPVHIEIPVDVMALSAVEATTDAAPFAGPPQPDSGVVARAAALLSRATRPAILVGGGAKGAAALIREIAERLDAPVVMTANGRGLLHAHPLGVPASPSLKAVRALLADSDAVLAVGTEFGPTDYDMYAVGGFPPLNGLVRIDVDAAQLARHPCDVAIVADARAAVEALVAALGQGPDRAVPGEGAARAGAARNGALEEIGPRYRIHLGALAAIRQAAPGAMIVGDSTQAVYVGNLLFDHDRLGGWFNAATGYGALGYGPPAAIGASLGRPDVPVVCVVGDGGMQFVLAELGTAMDEKAAVVFVVWNNEGFQEIESAMTDAGIVPVGVRPSAPDFCRVAKSYGMPAERIPSLGGLGAALSRALAREGPALVEIAGDPAL; from the coding sequence ATGACGACGGTGGGCGAAAGGCTGGTCGAACTGCTGGAGGCGCGTGGTGTCGACATGGTGTTCGGCATCCCCGGCGTCCACACGATCGAACTCTACCGCGGGCTGGCGGCATCGACGATCCGCCATGTGACGCCGCGCCACGAGCAGGCGGCGGGCTTCATGGCCGACGGTTATGCGCGGGCGACGGGAAAGCCCGGCGTCGCCTTCCTGATCACCGGCCCCGGCATTACCAACGCCATCACCGCGCTGGCGCAGGCGCGGGCCGATTCCGTGCCGGTGCTGGCGATCTCGGGCGTCAACGCCCGCGCGACCCTCGGCCGCGGGCTGGGCTGCCTGCACGAACTGCCCGACCAGCGCGCGACCATGGCGAGCGTCTGCCTGTCGTCCGAAAGGATCGAGGACCCGCGCGACCTCGGCCCCGCGCTCGACCGCGCTTTCGCGCTCTTCGCCTCCGGCCGGCCCGGCCCGGTGCACATCGAGATCCCGGTCGACGTGATGGCGCTGTCAGCCGTCGAAGCGACCACCGATGCAGCGCCCTTTGCCGGTCCGCCGCAGCCGGACTCCGGCGTCGTCGCGCGCGCCGCGGCGCTGCTGTCGCGGGCGACAAGGCCGGCGATCCTGGTCGGTGGTGGCGCGAAAGGGGCGGCGGCGCTCATCCGCGAAATTGCCGAAAGGCTCGACGCGCCTGTGGTGATGACGGCGAACGGCCGTGGCCTCCTGCACGCGCATCCGCTGGGCGTTCCGGCGAGCCCGAGCCTGAAGGCCGTCCGCGCGCTGCTTGCCGACAGCGACGCGGTGCTGGCTGTCGGGACGGAGTTCGGTCCGACCGACTACGACATGTACGCCGTCGGCGGTTTCCCGCCGCTGAACGGGCTCGTGCGGATCGACGTCGACGCGGCGCAGTTGGCCCGCCACCCTTGCGACGTCGCAATCGTGGCGGATGCGCGTGCGGCCGTCGAGGCGCTCGTGGCGGCGCTCGGCCAGGGGCCGGACCGCGCCGTGCCAGGCGAGGGCGCGGCCCGTGCCGGCGCGGCCCGTAACGGCGCCCTGGAAGAGATCGGACCGCGCTACCGCATCCATCTCGGCGCGCTCGCGGCGATCCGGCAGGCCGCACCCGGCGCGATGATCGTCGGGGATTCCACGCAGGCGGTCTATGTCGGCAACCTCCTCTTCGACCACGACCGGCTCGGCGGCTGGTTCAACGCCGCGACCGGCTACGGCGCGCTGGGCTACGGCCCGCCGGCCGCGATCGGTGCGAGCCTCGGCCGGCCGGACGTGCCGGTCGTCTGCGTGGTGGGCGATGGCGGGATGCAGTTCGTGCTGGCCGAACTGGGAACGGCGATGGACGAGAAGGCCGCGGTCGTCTTCGTGGTCTGGAACAACGAAGGCTTCCAGGAGATCGAGAGCGCCATGACCGACGCCGGCATCGTCCCGGTGGGCGTCAGGCCCTCCGCGCCCGATTTCTGCCGGGTGGCGAAGAGCTACGGCATGCCGGCCGAGCGCATCCCGTCTCTCGGGGGCCTCGGCGCGGCGTTATCGCGGGCGCTGGCGCGGGAAGGCCCCGCGCTGGTGGAGATCGCCGGCGATCCGGCTCTCTGA
- a CDS encoding DUF982 domain-containing protein: MFAIRSHRSVTILVGLGYPLRIRDARGALEWLESEPAAVRDEAYEATCAACRDAIAGADGVEIDPGEALDVVTAYARRRGILVEDDVPARPSREHLARLCA; this comes from the coding sequence ATGTTCGCCATCAGGTCCCACCGGTCCGTCACCATTCTCGTCGGCCTCGGCTATCCGCTGCGCATCCGCGACGCGCGCGGCGCGCTCGAATGGCTGGAGAGCGAACCGGCCGCCGTTCGCGACGAGGCCTACGAGGCGACCTGCGCAGCCTGCCGCGACGCGATCGCGGGTGCCGACGGCGTCGAGATCGACCCGGGCGAAGCGCTCGACGTCGTCACTGCCTATGCCCGCCGCCGCGGCATCCTGGTGGAGGACGACGTACCGGCCCGCCCCAGCCGCGAGCATCTCGCGCGCCTCTGCGCCTGA